Proteins from a genomic interval of Oreochromis aureus strain Israel breed Guangdong linkage group 6, ZZ_aureus, whole genome shotgun sequence:
- the soul5l gene encoding uncharacterized protein soul5l — protein MAFISIFAILALVVSAEGSVGPSTNSSYCTESKECLEYDLICKTDEYEVRHYSPTRWVSTDAEAYFMGVGAAMAFRRLFQYITGSNEGGVQMEMTAPVLVKIPEKTKMWEPAIYTLNFPLPSAYQDNPPAPTNDKLYFTEMPEMDVYVRSYGGWMLSVTSRLHAHLLTKELTRVQASYNHSYHYGVGYDSPLKLLNRHNEVWYVAEGEPVCSDPHEPTPAHTPRLTPTDSPTDFPFEPLPDSLSDSPSLTPSNLSSNATSNSTSQMPSDTPTLSPSNTPPSSPSDLPAQAAFSNPQTSSQILLEPTSNSSDPTSVSPSLEPQSGTTLSNSVATSPEETLADTEPVVEPNDAH, from the exons AT GGCTTTCATCTCAATCTTTGCTATTCTGGCCCTTGTGGTCTCAGCTGAaggcagtgttgg ACCCAGTACCAACAGCAGCTACTGCACAGAGTCAAAGGAATGTCTGGAATATGACCTGATCTGCAAAACGGATGAGTATGAA GTGCGGCACTACAGCCCCACTCGCTGGGTGTCAACAGATGCCGAAGCCTATTTCATGGGAGTGGGTGCGGCCATGGCTTTCAGGAGACTCTTCCAGTATATCACCGGAAGCAATGAAGGAG GTGTCCAGATGGAGATGACCGCTCCTGTCCTGGTCAAGATCCCAGAGAAGACCAAGATGTGGGAGCCTGCTATCTACACGCTCAACTTCCCACTGCCTTCAGCCTATCAGGACAACCCTCCAGCACCCACTAATGACAAG CTGTATTTCACTGAGATGCCAGAGATGGACGTGTACGTGAGGAGTTACGGAGGCTGGATGCTGTCGGTCACCTCCAGGCTTCACGCCCACCTGCTGACCAAAGAGCTAACCAGAGTTCAAGCTTCCTACAACCACAGCTATCACTACGGAGTTGGCTACGACAG CCCCTTAAAGCTGTTGAACAGGCACAACGAGGTGTGGTACGTGGCCGAGGGCGAGCCAGTTTGCTCAGATCCACACGAGCCGACACCTGCGCACACACCCCGTCTGACTCCCACCGACTCGCCCACAGACTTCCCCTTCGAGCCTCTCCCAGACAGCCTCTCTGATTCCCCCTCACTCACTCCCTCCAACCTGTCCTCAAATGCCACGTCCAACTCCACCTCACAGATGCCCTCTGACACACCCACTCTGTCCCCATCAAACACTCCACCCAGTTCTCCATCTGATCTGCCTGCTCAAGCTGCATTCAGCAATCCCCAAACGTCCAGCCAGATCCTGCTGGAACCAACATCCAACTCCTCCGATCCCACCTCTGTGAGCCCGTCGCTGGAGCCCCAGTCTGGCACCACTCTGTCGAACAGCGTGGCTACCAGCCCCGAGGAGACACTGGCAGACACTGAGCCTGTGGTCGAGCCAAACGATGCTCATTAG
- the LOC116336143 gene encoding protein GPR108-like isoform X2 — translation MAVAHRACFVAGFLFILLLPGCEARIHKLTLKNETRHTIDLNNFGFYADGTLDVHLHSLRVPETLVDYSKSPVGFSLSRSRVNGVLSYTAEESETCPLTLKKSTNDEPLILFLIDIKKQSVNVTAMGKQDNILIAKEKVEADKGQKKVKRASGEQSKNPDKPTVLPKQAEKRSDDKKSEQIAQNPKAEAVNVPGTFNLSSRNQLTLDLGEIHGTYNFSFRMVFGSEAEGLYSLKFHYCQNREPGIDRAYSFAVEVTEKNPDGYLSAAEIPLSRLYLYMAGVFFTAALVWVYNLMKHSYSVFKIHWLMAALAFTKSTSLVFHSINYYFINTEGHPIEGWAVMYYITHLLKGALLFITLALIGTGWAFVKYILSDKEKKIFMIVIPLQVLANVAYIIIESTEEGSSEYYVWKEILFLVDLICCGAILFPVVWSIRHLQEASSTDAAMNLEKLKLFRHYYVMIVCYIYFTRIIAILLKITMPFRWQWCYEFLVEVSTLIFFVLTGYKFRPASNNPYLQLPQDEDDVENDEVVTESGALEGISKVKKTSNGRERQKESTL, via the exons ATGGCGGTGGCGCACAGAGCCTGCTTTGTGGCTGGATTTTTATTCATATTACTTCTGCCTGGGTGCGAAGCAAGAATACACAAGCTTACATTGAAG AATGAAACTCGCCACACCATCGACCTCAACAACTTTGGCTTCTACGCTGACGGAACTCTGGATGTCCACCTGCATTCACTGCGAGTCCCGGAAACTCTAGTGGACTACAGCAAGTCCCCA GTTGGGTTCAGCCTGTCCAGATCGCGTGTTAATGGAGTCTTGTCCTACACA GCAGAGGAGTCGGAGACATGTCCGCTCACTCTTAAAAAGTCGACCAATGATGAGCCTCTCATTCTTTTTCTCATTGATATCAAGAAACAAAG cgTCAATGTGACTGCTATGGGTAAACAAGACAACATACTGATAGCGAAGGAAAAGGTTGAAGCAGATAAAG GTCAGAAGAAAGTCAAACGTGCATCAGGAGAACAATCAAAAAATCCGGATAAGCCAACGGTGCTCCCGAAACAAGCGGAAAAACGGAGCGATGACAAGAAATCAGAGCAGATTGCGCAGAACCCAAAAGCTGAAGCCGTTAACGTGCCAGGGACATTCAAT CTGAGCAGTCGCAACCAGCTGACTTTAGATTTAGGGGAAATCCACGGCACCTACAACTTCAGT TTCCGCATGGTGTTTGGCTCAGAGGCCGAGGGCCTGTACAGCTTGAAGTTCCACTACTGCCAAAACAGGGAGCCGGGAATCGACAGGGCCTACTCATTTGCA GTGGAAGTGACGGAGAAGAATCCTGATGGCTACCTCTCTGCAGCGGAAATCCCTCTGTCTCGCCTTTACCTTTATATGGCTGGAGTTTTCTTCACTGCTGCTCTGGTCTGGGTGTACAATCTCATGAAGCACAG ttacagtgtgttCAAGATCCACTGGCTGATGGCAGCGCTAGCTTTCACAAAGTCCACGTCACTGGTTTTCCACAGT ATCAACTATTACTTCATCAACACTGAGGGGCATCCTATTGAGGGCTGGGCCGTCATGTATTATATAACACACCT GCTAAAGGGGGCGCTCCTGTTCATCACACTGGCGCTGATTGGTACCGGCTGGGCTTTCGTGAAATACATCCTGTCCGACAAGGAGAAGAAGATCTTCATGATCGTCATTCCTCTGCAG GTCCTGGCTAACGTCGCCTACATCATCATTGAGTCTACAGAGGAGGGCTCCAGCGAGTACTACGTGTGGAAGGAGATCCTCTTTCTGGTGGACCTTATCTGCTGTGGAGCCATCCTTTTCCCTGTTGTGTG GTCAATCCGTCACCTACAAGAGGCTTCTAGCACCGATG CTGCCATGAATTTGGAGAAGCTCAAGCTCTTCCGCCATTATTATGTGATG aTCGTGTGTTACATCTACTTTACAAGGATCATAGCCATTCTGCTCAAGATCACTATGCCTTTCCGGTGGCAGTGGTGCTATGAG tttctGGTGGAGGTGTCGACTCTCATCTTCTTTGTGTTGACGGGCTACAAGTTTCGCCCAGCATCCAATAACCCCTACCTCCAGCTTCCCCAGGACGAGGACGACGTCGAGAATGATGAAGT AGTGACTGAGTCAGGCGCACTCGAGGGTATTTCCAAAGTCAAGAAGACGTCCAACGGACGCGAGCGCCAGAAAGAGTCCACCTTGTGA
- the LOC116336143 gene encoding protein GPR108-like isoform X1: MAVAHRACFVAGFLFILLLPGCEARIHKLTLKNETRHTIDLNNFGFYADGTLDVHLHSLRVPETLVDYSKSPVGFSLSRSRVNGVLSYTAEESETCPLTLKKSTNDEPLILFLIDIKKQSVNVTAMGKQDNILIAKEKVEADKGQKKVKRASGEQSKNPDKPTVLPKQAEKRSDDKKSEQIAQNPKAEAVNVPGTFNLSSRNQLTLDLGEIHGTYNFSFRMVFGSEAEGLYSLKFHYCQNREPGIDRAYSFAVEVTEKNPDGYLSAAEIPLSRLYLYMAGVFFTAALVWVYNLMKHSYSVFKIHWLMAALAFTKSTSLVFHSINYYFINTEGHPIEGWAVMYYITHLLKGALLFITLALIGTGWAFVKYILSDKEKKIFMIVIPLQVLANVAYIIIESTEEGSSEYYVWKEILFLVDLICCGAILFPVVWSIRHLQEASSTDGKAAMNLEKLKLFRHYYVMIVCYIYFTRIIAILLKITMPFRWQWCYEFLVEVSTLIFFVLTGYKFRPASNNPYLQLPQDEDDVENDEVVTESGALEGISKVKKTSNGRERQKESTL, translated from the exons ATGGCGGTGGCGCACAGAGCCTGCTTTGTGGCTGGATTTTTATTCATATTACTTCTGCCTGGGTGCGAAGCAAGAATACACAAGCTTACATTGAAG AATGAAACTCGCCACACCATCGACCTCAACAACTTTGGCTTCTACGCTGACGGAACTCTGGATGTCCACCTGCATTCACTGCGAGTCCCGGAAACTCTAGTGGACTACAGCAAGTCCCCA GTTGGGTTCAGCCTGTCCAGATCGCGTGTTAATGGAGTCTTGTCCTACACA GCAGAGGAGTCGGAGACATGTCCGCTCACTCTTAAAAAGTCGACCAATGATGAGCCTCTCATTCTTTTTCTCATTGATATCAAGAAACAAAG cgTCAATGTGACTGCTATGGGTAAACAAGACAACATACTGATAGCGAAGGAAAAGGTTGAAGCAGATAAAG GTCAGAAGAAAGTCAAACGTGCATCAGGAGAACAATCAAAAAATCCGGATAAGCCAACGGTGCTCCCGAAACAAGCGGAAAAACGGAGCGATGACAAGAAATCAGAGCAGATTGCGCAGAACCCAAAAGCTGAAGCCGTTAACGTGCCAGGGACATTCAAT CTGAGCAGTCGCAACCAGCTGACTTTAGATTTAGGGGAAATCCACGGCACCTACAACTTCAGT TTCCGCATGGTGTTTGGCTCAGAGGCCGAGGGCCTGTACAGCTTGAAGTTCCACTACTGCCAAAACAGGGAGCCGGGAATCGACAGGGCCTACTCATTTGCA GTGGAAGTGACGGAGAAGAATCCTGATGGCTACCTCTCTGCAGCGGAAATCCCTCTGTCTCGCCTTTACCTTTATATGGCTGGAGTTTTCTTCACTGCTGCTCTGGTCTGGGTGTACAATCTCATGAAGCACAG ttacagtgtgttCAAGATCCACTGGCTGATGGCAGCGCTAGCTTTCACAAAGTCCACGTCACTGGTTTTCCACAGT ATCAACTATTACTTCATCAACACTGAGGGGCATCCTATTGAGGGCTGGGCCGTCATGTATTATATAACACACCT GCTAAAGGGGGCGCTCCTGTTCATCACACTGGCGCTGATTGGTACCGGCTGGGCTTTCGTGAAATACATCCTGTCCGACAAGGAGAAGAAGATCTTCATGATCGTCATTCCTCTGCAG GTCCTGGCTAACGTCGCCTACATCATCATTGAGTCTACAGAGGAGGGCTCCAGCGAGTACTACGTGTGGAAGGAGATCCTCTTTCTGGTGGACCTTATCTGCTGTGGAGCCATCCTTTTCCCTGTTGTGTG GTCAATCCGTCACCTACAAGAGGCTTCTAGCACCGATGGTAAAG CTGCCATGAATTTGGAGAAGCTCAAGCTCTTCCGCCATTATTATGTGATG aTCGTGTGTTACATCTACTTTACAAGGATCATAGCCATTCTGCTCAAGATCACTATGCCTTTCCGGTGGCAGTGGTGCTATGAG tttctGGTGGAGGTGTCGACTCTCATCTTCTTTGTGTTGACGGGCTACAAGTTTCGCCCAGCATCCAATAACCCCTACCTCCAGCTTCCCCAGGACGAGGACGACGTCGAGAATGATGAAGT AGTGACTGAGTCAGGCGCACTCGAGGGTATTTCCAAAGTCAAGAAGACGTCCAACGGACGCGAGCGCCAGAAAGAGTCCACCTTGTGA